A genomic window from Armatimonadota bacterium includes:
- a CDS encoding dipeptidase — MPSSTYPPIFDGHNDTVLSLAQTGRSFFERSAVGHIDLPRAREGGLGGGFFAVYIRDPGLPETAVTDPAQAEVVLRTYGDEKSWPEPMALEYAQSAALGYLGRLLALEQASEGQVRIVRTAAELQHCLEAGIFAMVLHFEGAEPLDAEGHALEVFYAAGLRSVGLTHARRNRFAQGVPFKFPHPPDTGPGLTDLGRRLIRQLNRRRVMIDLSHITERGFWDVAAISDAPLVATHSNAYALTPSPRNLTDRQLDAIRDSGGVVGVNFHVGFLRADGGRDRNTPILRLVEHIDYLVQRMGIDGVAFGSDFDGAIIPAEIGDATGLPRLMGALAARGYTGEDLRKLAHANWVRVLRMTWGA, encoded by the coding sequence ATGCCGTCGTCAACCTATCCGCCGATCTTCGACGGGCACAACGACACCGTCTTGAGCCTGGCGCAGACCGGGCGGTCGTTCTTCGAGCGAAGCGCCGTCGGACACATCGATCTGCCGCGGGCTCGGGAGGGAGGCCTGGGGGGCGGCTTCTTTGCCGTCTACATCCGCGATCCCGGCCTCCCGGAGACCGCCGTGACCGATCCCGCCCAGGCCGAGGTGGTCCTCCGCACCTATGGCGACGAGAAGAGCTGGCCCGAACCCATGGCGCTAGAATACGCGCAGTCGGCCGCCCTGGGCTACCTGGGACGCCTGCTGGCGCTGGAACAGGCGTCGGAGGGCCAGGTCCGCATCGTCCGGACTGCGGCGGAACTGCAGCACTGCCTTGAAGCCGGCATCTTCGCCATGGTCCTGCACTTCGAGGGCGCCGAACCTCTGGACGCCGAGGGCCACGCCCTCGAGGTATTCTATGCCGCCGGCCTGCGCTCGGTGGGTCTCACCCACGCCCGCCGCAACCGCTTCGCCCAGGGCGTGCCGTTCAAGTTCCCCCACCCGCCGGATACCGGGCCGGGACTGACCGACCTGGGCAGGCGGCTCATCCGACAGCTCAACCGGCGGCGGGTCATGATCGACCTCTCCCACATCACCGAGCGGGGGTTCTGGGACGTGGCCGCGATCAGCGACGCCCCGCTGGTGGCCACGCACTCCAACGCCTACGCCCTGACCCCGTCGCCGCGGAATCTCACCGACCGGCAGCTGGACGCCATCCGCGACAGCGGCGGGGTGGTCGGCGTGAACTTCCATGTGGGGTTTCTGCGCGCCGACGGCGGACGCGACCGCAACACGCCCATCCTGCGCCTGGTGGAGCACATCGATTACCTGGTGCAGCGCATGGGCATCGACGGCGTGGCCTTCGGGTCGGACTTCGACGGGGCCATCATCCCCGCCGAGATCGGCGATGCGACCGGCCTGCCCCGGCTCATGGGGGCACTCGCCGCCCGCGGGTACACCGGAGAAGACCTGCGCAAACTGGCCCACGCCAACTGGGTCCGGGTGCTCCGCATGACCTGGGGCGCCTGA
- a CDS encoding inositol monophosphatase family protein, with translation MASKFVETAVGAAQQAGELLLTMLPEARASKEIRTKRTPADLVTRADRMSEDLIVGVLRARFPDHGILAEEGSFHPGAEYRWIIDPLDGTTNFAHGLPLFCVSIGLEHRGRVIAGVVFHPPSGELFYADRGKGAFLRRAGTAQRLRVSRIDRVAQAVVATGLPYDIRDTGNNIDHIGRLCRTAIEVRILGAAALHLAYVAAGRLDAFWEPALNPWDIAAGALLVEEAGGRVTHMSGTPFDVDCRDVLASNGSVHDEMVKLLGGRSSKD, from the coding sequence ATGGCATCGAAGTTTGTGGAGACGGCGGTCGGGGCCGCACAGCAGGCGGGGGAGCTGCTTCTGACGATGCTCCCCGAGGCCCGCGCCAGCAAGGAGATCCGCACCAAACGCACTCCCGCCGACCTGGTCACGCGGGCCGACCGGATGTCGGAAGACCTCATCGTGGGGGTCCTGCGCGCGCGCTTCCCCGATCACGGCATCCTCGCCGAGGAGGGGTCCTTCCACCCTGGCGCGGAGTACCGCTGGATCATCGACCCTCTGGACGGCACGACGAACTTCGCCCACGGCCTGCCGCTGTTCTGCGTGTCCATCGGGCTGGAACACCGGGGCCGCGTGATCGCCGGCGTTGTCTTCCACCCGCCGTCGGGCGAGCTGTTCTATGCCGACCGCGGAAAAGGCGCCTTCCTCCGCCGCGCCGGCACGGCGCAGCGGCTCCGCGTCTCACGGATCGACCGGGTCGCCCAGGCCGTCGTGGCCACCGGGTTGCCCTACGATATCCGGGACACCGGCAACAACATCGACCACATCGGGAGGTTGTGCCGGACGGCGATCGAGGTGCGCATCCTGGGCGCCGCGGCGCTGCACCTGGCCTACGTCGCCGCCGGCCGGCTCGACGCCTTCTGGGAACCCGCCCTCAATCCCTGGGATATCGCCGCCGGAGCGCTGCTGGTCGAAGAAGCCGGCGGACGCGTCACGCACATGAGCGGTACGCCCTTCGACGTGGATTGTCGCGACGTGCTCGCCTCAAACGGCTCCGTGCACGACGAGATGGTGAAGTTGCTGGGTGGCCGGTCGAGCAAGGACTAG
- a CDS encoding TetR/AcrR family transcriptional regulator, with protein MARSTAEAATRDRILTAAVEVFARKGYHGAGVEDIVQASRTSKGAFYHYFPSKQAIFLTLMDDLAALVEQSVEAAISSERGAMAKVEAALRVVVETAARQRDLARILLVEAVGLGPELEEKRLEIHRRFARLIQRHLDRAVQEGSIPAQDTALVSQAWIGALNELISQWLVSGRQQLPVRLPELRALLLRSIGARTGGGP; from the coding sequence ATGGCCCGATCCACAGCGGAAGCCGCGACCAGGGACCGCATCCTGACGGCCGCCGTGGAGGTCTTCGCCCGCAAGGGCTACCACGGAGCCGGTGTCGAGGACATCGTCCAGGCTTCCAGGACCTCCAAGGGGGCCTTTTACCACTACTTCCCCAGCAAGCAGGCAATCTTCCTCACCCTCATGGACGACCTGGCCGCCCTGGTGGAGCAGAGCGTGGAGGCGGCGATTTCCTCCGAACGCGGAGCGATGGCGAAGGTGGAGGCGGCCCTGCGCGTGGTCGTGGAGACCGCCGCACGGCAGCGCGACCTGGCCAGGATCCTGCTGGTCGAGGCCGTGGGGTTGGGGCCGGAGCTCGAAGAAAAACGCCTGGAGATCCACCGCCGGTTCGCCCGCCTCATCCAGCGGCACCTCGACCGCGCGGTCCAGGAAGGCTCCATTCCGGCCCAGGACACCGCCCTTGTCTCCCAGGCCTGGATCGGCGCGCTGAACGAGCTGATCTCCCAGTGGCTTGTTTCTGGGCGTCAGCAGCTCCCTGTCCGGTTGCCCGAGCTGCGCGCTCTTCTGTTGAGGAGCATCGGGGCCAGGACAGGCGGAGGACCCTAG
- a CDS encoding pyridoxamine 5'-phosphate oxidase family protein: MAEARLDVQTILAAARGYLARRHVCTFATSQDDVPWAASGFYVARELDIFTCQRKDARTLAQMLANPRVGFAVDDRTTGAWLQALGTARPATTEEEAWAREALRRAAPEFTAHFSNPDYPVLAVLVGEFTFIDRAAGIVPRQHLILGPGGWRFA; this comes from the coding sequence ATGGCCGAGGCGCGGCTCGACGTGCAGACGATCCTGGCTGCGGCGCGGGGATACCTCGCGCGGCGACACGTCTGCACCTTTGCCACCAGCCAGGACGACGTGCCCTGGGCGGCCTCGGGATTCTACGTGGCGCGGGAGCTGGACATCTTCACCTGCCAGCGGAAGGACGCCCGCACCCTGGCCCAGATGCTGGCCAATCCGCGGGTCGGCTTCGCCGTGGACGATCGCACGACGGGGGCCTGGCTGCAGGCCCTGGGCACGGCCCGCCCGGCGACGACGGAGGAAGAGGCCTGGGCCCGGGAGGCGCTGCGGCGCGCCGCCCCCGAGTTCACGGCACACTTCTCCAACCCCGACTACCCGGTGCTGGCGGTGCTCGTCGGCGAGTTCACATTCATCGATCGGGCCGCGGGGATCGTCCCGCGGCAGCATCTGATTCTGGGGCCGGGGGGATGGAGGTTCGCATGA
- a CDS encoding ABC transporter substrate-binding protein gives MNGASGSQRPRIILMAAAGILVAALATPGAALGQNPPPTKLRVVHVPVLIFAPLYVAIERGYFAQQGLEVELVSTPGGVSSFVVLASGRAEVVVGGLGAALFNAAARGLDFKVVGPVHMEKPPVSTPL, from the coding sequence ATGAACGGAGCTTCCGGAAGTCAAAGACCGCGCATCATCCTGATGGCGGCGGCGGGGATCCTCGTCGCGGCCCTGGCCACGCCGGGAGCGGCGCTGGGCCAGAACCCGCCGCCGACAAAACTCAGAGTCGTCCACGTGCCGGTGCTCATCTTCGCCCCGCTGTACGTGGCCATCGAACGCGGCTACTTCGCGCAGCAGGGGCTGGAGGTCGAACTGGTGAGCACCCCCGGCGGCGTCTCCTCTTTCGTGGTGCTGGCCAGCGGCCGGGCGGAAGTTGTCGTCGGAGGGCTGGGCGCCGCCCTGTTCAACGCCGCGGCGCGCGGCCTCGACTTCAAGGTCGTCGGCCCCGTGCACATGGAGAAGCCGCCGGTGAGTACGCCGCTG
- a CDS encoding ABC transporter substrate-binding protein, which produces IVSKKAYDSGQIRAVRDLRGRKVSVNVLGSATEFWLNAALLRGGLSMDDVQVVAVNFPEVPAALENGAIAAGLLGEPLATLAEDRGQIVRLSDDFINGVQVTALYYSGRFIREHPKAAVGFMAAWLRASRDLSRGGYRRDDIAAVVEKYTGVPAAVVKRAAAPVHEPNGRMNFNDFKRLQEFFKKRGALTYERPLEPRQYIDTSFVTEALKIVGPFTASP; this is translated from the coding sequence ATCGTCAGCAAGAAGGCCTACGACAGCGGGCAGATCCGCGCGGTGCGCGACCTGCGGGGGAGGAAGGTCTCCGTGAACGTGCTGGGTTCGGCCACCGAGTTCTGGCTGAACGCGGCGTTGCTCCGGGGCGGCCTCTCCATGGACGACGTCCAGGTCGTGGCCGTGAACTTCCCGGAGGTGCCGGCCGCGCTGGAGAACGGCGCCATCGCCGCCGGACTGCTCGGCGAGCCGCTGGCCACACTGGCCGAGGACCGCGGGCAGATCGTGCGGTTGAGCGACGACTTCATCAACGGGGTCCAGGTCACCGCCCTGTACTACAGCGGGCGGTTCATTCGCGAGCACCCCAAGGCCGCGGTGGGGTTCATGGCCGCCTGGCTCCGGGCCAGCCGCGATCTGTCCCGGGGCGGCTACCGGCGGGACGATATCGCGGCCGTCGTCGAGAAATACACCGGCGTTCCCGCCGCGGTGGTGAAACGGGCCGCCGCCCCGGTCCACGAGCCGAACGGCCGCATGAACTTCAACGACTTCAAGCGGCTGCAGGAGTTCTTCAAGAAGCGCGGCGCCCTGACCTACGAGAGGCCCCTGGAGCCGCGCCAGTACATCGATACGTCGTTCGTGACGGAGGCGCTGAAGATCGTGGGGCCCTTCACCGCCTCCCCGTAA
- a CDS encoding ABC transporter ATP-binding protein has product MATAVREIVGPPPIAVSGLTHVFPGGRDPVTALADVSLAVRAGEFCALIGPSGCGKTTLLHILAGLITPTAGTVTVPARANGRLPTALVFQGVSTLPWFTVRENVEYGLRLLGVPAEVRRARAARHLEQVGLAGFADAYPHQLSEGMRQRVSIARALAVDPDVLLMDEPFANLDEQNRLLLQEELLRLWQASGKTVLFVTHSLDEALRLADRVLVMTARPGRIKSEVAVPLARPRHFREIRRDPEYGALSARLWDELRDEVLKAAGR; this is encoded by the coding sequence ATGGCCACAGCCGTCCGGGAGATCGTGGGACCGCCGCCCATCGCGGTGAGCGGGCTGACCCACGTCTTCCCCGGCGGGCGCGATCCCGTCACGGCGCTGGCCGACGTGTCGCTGGCGGTGCGGGCCGGCGAGTTCTGCGCGCTGATCGGCCCCAGCGGGTGCGGCAAGACCACGCTGCTGCATATCCTGGCCGGCCTGATCACGCCCACGGCGGGGACGGTCACGGTGCCCGCCCGGGCCAACGGCCGGCTCCCCACGGCGCTGGTCTTTCAGGGCGTGAGCACCCTGCCCTGGTTCACCGTGCGGGAGAACGTCGAGTACGGCCTGCGCCTGCTCGGGGTCCCGGCCGAGGTGAGGCGGGCGCGCGCGGCCCGACACCTGGAGCAGGTCGGGCTGGCCGGGTTCGCCGACGCCTACCCCCACCAGCTCTCCGAAGGGATGCGCCAGCGCGTCAGCATCGCCCGCGCCCTGGCCGTCGATCCCGACGTCCTGTTGATGGACGAGCCCTTCGCCAACCTGGACGAGCAGAACCGGCTGCTGCTGCAGGAGGAGTTGCTGCGCCTGTGGCAGGCCAGCGGCAAGACGGTCCTGTTCGTCACCCACAGCCTGGACGAGGCCCTCCGCCTGGCCGACCGCGTGCTGGTGATGACCGCGCGCCCCGGGCGGATCAAGAGCGAGGTGGCGGTACCGCTGGCGCGGCCGCGCCACTTCCGGGAGATCCGCCGTGATCCCGAGTACGGCGCCCTCAGCGCCCGCCTGTGGGACGAACTGCGGGATGAGGTGCTGAAGGCGGCAGGACGATGA